From one [Ruminococcus] lactaris ATCC 29176 genomic stretch:
- a CDS encoding endo-alpha-N-acetylgalactosaminidase family protein: MKKLSRKLAAGFLALAMVLTTALPYLPSIDVFAASKTMAHIVSGAENGNGHFGSATPEAFALSPDATFTNEDFSSTLKLGSAQSDTRARVVLKYKDDSNWAYIGYDGAGSATDWIYEYNNNGTSSYGSVAGLPAINQNDMFTVSVSYTDSAVNVTVRNTTAGTSGTASVTNASFVALKDVAGKVGFGGATNSSYTDLYFSDVAVGDTTYSDYSGWTVYNDKKGSWDPAAVTDDGTQETARGRKWITVQGGSSNGNGHNYGNASVVAPALLLDQTKTTPVGGTVSLKFRPVTSTNWGIFYTYKDDNNWLYVGYDPTSKWYFQYKVNGTESYPKLSGLPDPVLNETMDISITVSRENLTVIVDGKKVTQSVQALTPISDSINGEGHPGVKTNGATKVEFSDFKIGTTDCMDDTWGWAATRSGQVTETYTTAVAAVSGKVTAEDGTALKGATVKLGSNTAKTDDAGNYSFDAIETGTYNLAASRTGYQAHTEEVTVSENAAQNVFNVTLSPKAELDLSQYAKISSDYMDVYVGKEFPVVARYATKKVDGTPFFRGQEEEINSVSINKTAITPTNVSAEGDDSSRTYTMDLVSPSTNIDLTMKVKISVDDNDLTWEVTSIKKKDGCTDIATIEIPQLNLLSTDMSEENAAFDGVSPSTTTTQSGDSHITWDNGFNPSTTGNYMYGFLSNGSLSGGVWSNSEIEDDKRITMNSGADSMSLTSSVWYYERGDKNGQAASYSYPTSDLPCAKVCIAGDANGDGDIDWNDGALAFRDIMNIAQGADDIKDLVNYRIVMNFAGMATNPYLETADNIKKVYLATDGLPQAVMLKGYGNEGHDSANSEYADVSEREGGITDFQNLIKIAHQYNTEVGIHINAQEAYPEAKSFNETMLTSPITNGWGWLDQSFTINKLWDLGSQARYKRLVQLYDRINGTSFYSGNWDKGEYVKDSQGTLNASMSEIAADAAKRTDNMDFIYLDVWYQNAWETRQIAKEINSLGWRFSTEFGYEGEYDSTWSHWATDAAYGGAGLKGWNSEIIRFLRNDQRDTQILNYPRYGGTADNPLLGGYRLYGFEGWGGDQDYNSYITETFTENLPTRFLQHYYVTDWEDYGEDEACPTGNTEKQITLKNDTGDTVVVTRNTEQRSDSYIERTITLNGKEVLNDVKYLLPWTDENGDQKLYHWNLDGGTSTWELPDGWTNLANVVMYELSDQGRINEKTVAVSNGTVTLDAKAATAYVLVKGESSKTLKVDYGEDNYVVDPGFNGYSGTDSALDAADWSGDIDNAAVTVEKYANTGDQRLAMNSPEKDVTVSTKITGLTAGKAYVAELYVDNESDAKATLSVNTGSKEVSNYTMRSFSRNTVASDEKHGTNMQRILVSFTAEGTIADLKLSRAAGEGSTYWDDIRIVQKTLDNYAEDGSFHQDFESVVEGMYPFVHGFTQTGDQVTHLAQLNAPYTQAGWNNRVISDVIDGEWSLKQHAAVTGLVYYTIPQNFRFEAGKVYHVEFDYLAGNAAYQMIVGDGNSYSAPTSYLAAATGDEAQHVSMQVIGSGTGQTWIGLYENGSLAGTGSMGQTDFVLDNLTITEDATAVTATVEKTELYKGETAQILGQNLDQITFTSSDDSVMTVDTENHKINAVGAGSATLTGTLADGSTLTFDITVKDTVVNDIPRTETPDITSSANTEESTGEPTGSGVASAATDGDSSTYWHSNWSTTGFNVSESNPAILTVDLGKSMDIGGFKFQQRPSTNNGIVYQYSYRILDENDQVIESGDHITVPNNLRAGAAWVSTQFDTTAKNARKIQILVEEGQGGFAAISEVVPFTVQKVADAVTLDAENVTLKVGETVTLTPSATPEGAMLKGLVWSSSDEEIATVDENGVVTALKEGTATIKVSNVAGLEATCKVTVKGKAEQPDVDKEAPTAPGKLSKAEVTKDSIQIRWKKSKDNVGVEGYEIFLNGVSIKKVSADTTSVMISNLLAGTEYQITVKAYDAAGNYSEAAALTVKTLAEDKNNSGNKDDNQKPDSGNKNDGQKPSGDQNQNSSADKKPAGVPQVTVVKTGDSGAPIGIFVVLAIVAAGAVVVVVLRMKADQKKNAKKKHRNRPDGTR; the protein is encoded by the coding sequence ATGAAAAAGCTTAGCAGAAAGCTTGCAGCAGGATTTCTTGCATTGGCGATGGTTTTAACAACGGCACTGCCGTATCTTCCGTCGATCGATGTATTTGCAGCAAGCAAGACAATGGCACATATCGTGTCAGGTGCAGAGAATGGTAATGGTCATTTTGGCAGTGCCACGCCTGAAGCATTTGCGTTATCTCCGGATGCAACATTTACCAATGAAGACTTCAGCAGCACCTTAAAACTTGGCAGTGCACAGTCAGATACGCGTGCAAGGGTTGTCCTGAAATACAAGGACGACAGTAACTGGGCATATATCGGTTATGATGGTGCCGGTTCAGCAACAGACTGGATTTATGAGTACAATAATAATGGTACTTCATCTTATGGAAGCGTTGCAGGACTTCCGGCAATTAACCAGAACGATATGTTTACGGTGTCTGTCAGCTATACAGACAGTGCAGTGAATGTTACTGTAAGAAATACTACCGCTGGAACAAGCGGAACAGCTTCAGTGACAAATGCCAGCTTTGTTGCACTGAAAGATGTAGCAGGTAAGGTTGGATTTGGAGGAGCTACAAACAGCTCTTATACAGATCTTTATTTTTCTGATGTGGCAGTCGGAGATACTACATATTCAGATTACAGTGGATGGACAGTCTACAATGACAAGAAGGGATCCTGGGATCCGGCAGCCGTAACAGATGACGGAACGCAGGAGACTGCAAGAGGAAGAAAATGGATCACCGTTCAGGGTGGAAGCAGCAACGGAAATGGACATAACTATGGAAATGCCAGTGTTGTTGCCCCGGCACTTCTTCTTGACCAGACAAAAACGACACCGGTAGGAGGAACCGTTTCCTTGAAGTTCCGTCCGGTGACAAGTACGAACTGGGGAATCTTCTATACTTATAAGGATGATAATAACTGGCTGTATGTCGGTTATGATCCAACAAGTAAATGGTACTTCCAGTACAAAGTGAATGGAACAGAGTCTTATCCAAAGCTTTCAGGTCTTCCTGATCCGGTGCTGAATGAGACAATGGATATTTCCATCACAGTTTCCAGAGAGAACCTGACAGTAATCGTAGATGGCAAGAAAGTGACCCAGTCTGTACAGGCACTGACTCCGATCTCTGATTCGATCAATGGAGAAGGACATCCGGGAGTGAAGACGAACGGAGCTACAAAAGTAGAATTTTCTGACTTCAAGATCGGAACGACAGATTGTATGGATGATACCTGGGGATGGGCAGCTACAAGATCCGGTCAGGTAACAGAAACTTATACGACAGCAGTTGCAGCAGTTTCCGGTAAGGTTACGGCTGAAGATGGAACAGCACTCAAGGGTGCAACAGTGAAGCTGGGTTCCAATACTGCAAAGACAGATGATGCAGGAAACTACAGTTTCGATGCCATCGAGACAGGAACATACAATCTTGCAGCAAGCCGTACAGGCTACCAGGCACATACAGAAGAGGTTACTGTAAGTGAAAATGCAGCACAGAATGTATTCAATGTTACCTTATCACCAAAGGCAGAACTGGATTTAAGCCAGTATGCAAAGATCAGTTCTGATTATATGGATGTATATGTTGGAAAGGAATTTCCGGTAGTTGCACGTTATGCGACAAAGAAAGTTGATGGTACTCCGTTCTTCCGTGGACAGGAGGAAGAGATCAACTCTGTCAGCATCAACAAGACTGCGATCACTCCGACCAATGTATCAGCCGAGGGAGATGATTCTTCCAGAACTTATACAATGGATCTTGTGAGTCCTTCAACAAATATCGACCTGACTATGAAAGTGAAGATCAGTGTAGATGACAATGATCTGACCTGGGAAGTAACATCCATCAAAAAGAAAGACGGATGTACAGATATTGCTACAATCGAGATCCCGCAACTGAATCTTCTTTCTACAGATATGTCAGAAGAGAATGCAGCATTTGATGGTGTATCACCGTCTACAACGACTACCCAGAGCGGAGATTCCCATATTACATGGGATAATGGATTCAATCCATCTACAACAGGAAATTATATGTATGGATTCCTGTCAAATGGAAGCTTAAGCGGTGGTGTATGGAGTAACTCTGAGATCGAGGATGATAAGAGAATTACGATGAACAGCGGTGCAGACTCCATGAGTCTTACAAGTTCTGTATGGTATTACGAACGTGGAGATAAAAATGGACAGGCTGCAAGCTATAGTTATCCGACCAGTGATCTTCCGTGTGCAAAAGTATGCATCGCAGGAGATGCAAATGGCGATGGAGACATCGACTGGAATGATGGAGCTCTTGCATTCAGAGATATCATGAACATTGCACAGGGTGCAGATGATATCAAAGATCTTGTAAACTATCGTATTGTTATGAACTTTGCCGGTATGGCAACGAATCCATATCTTGAGACAGCAGATAATATCAAGAAAGTATATCTTGCAACTGATGGACTGCCGCAGGCAGTTATGCTCAAAGGATATGGAAATGAAGGTCATGACTCAGCCAACTCCGAGTATGCAGATGTATCTGAGCGTGAAGGTGGAATTACTGATTTCCAGAACCTGATCAAGATCGCACATCAGTATAATACAGAAGTTGGTATTCATATCAATGCACAGGAGGCTTATCCAGAGGCAAAATCTTTCAATGAGACAATGCTGACAAGCCCGATCACAAATGGTTGGGGATGGCTGGATCAGTCCTTTACGATCAATAAATTATGGGATCTGGGAAGTCAGGCCCGTTATAAGAGATTAGTACAGCTTTATGACCGTATCAACGGTACAAGCTTCTACAGTGGAAACTGGGATAAGGGTGAATATGTCAAAGATTCTCAGGGAACACTGAATGCTTCTATGAGTGAGATTGCAGCAGATGCAGCAAAGAGAACAGATAATATGGACTTCATTTATCTGGATGTATGGTATCAGAATGCGTGGGAGACAAGACAGATCGCAAAAGAGATCAACTCACTCGGATGGAGATTCTCTACGGAGTTTGGTTACGAGGGAGAGTATGACTCTACCTGGTCACACTGGGCAACTGACGCCGCTTATGGTGGAGCAGGCCTGAAGGGATGGAATAGTGAGATTATCCGGTTCCTCCGCAATGATCAGAGAGATACGCAGATTCTGAACTATCCGAGGTATGGCGGAACAGCCGACAACCCGCTGCTTGGCGGATATCGTCTGTATGGCTTTGAAGGATGGGGCGGAGATCAGGATTATAACTCTTATATTACAGAGACATTTACAGAGAACCTGCCTACAAGATTCCTTCAGCATTATTATGTAACTGACTGGGAAGACTACGGTGAGGATGAAGCCTGCCCGACAGGAAATACAGAGAAGCAGATCACTCTGAAGAACGACACCGGAGATACGGTTGTTGTTACAAGAAATACAGAGCAGAGATCCGATTCTTACATCGAGCGTACGATCACTCTGAATGGAAAAGAAGTACTGAATGATGTGAAGTATCTTCTTCCTTGGACAGATGAAAACGGCGACCAGAAACTGTATCACTGGAATCTGGACGGAGGCACATCTACATGGGAGCTTCCTGACGGATGGACAAACCTTGCAAATGTTGTAATGTACGAACTGAGTGATCAGGGACGTATCAATGAGAAGACAGTTGCAGTATCCAACGGAACAGTGACTCTGGATGCAAAAGCAGCTACCGCTTATGTGCTTGTTAAGGGTGAATCCTCTAAGACACTGAAGGTAGATTACGGCGAGGACAACTATGTGGTTGACCCGGGATTCAATGGTTACTCAGGAACAGACAGTGCATTGGATGCTGCTGACTGGAGTGGGGACATTGACAATGCAGCAGTGACGGTCGAGAAGTATGCGAATACAGGCGACCAGAGACTGGCAATGAACAGCCCGGAAAAAGATGTGACTGTATCTACAAAGATCACAGGACTGACAGCCGGAAAAGCTTATGTTGCAGAGCTTTATGTAGATAATGAAAGCGATGCAAAGGCGACACTGAGTGTCAATACAGGAAGTAAAGAAGTATCAAATTATACGATGCGTTCTTTCTCCAGAAATACAGTTGCAAGTGATGAAAAGCACGGTACAAATATGCAGAGGATTCTTGTATCCTTTACAGCAGAAGGTACGATCGCTGACCTGAAGCTTTCAAGAGCAGCAGGTGAAGGAAGTACTTACTGGGATGATATCCGTATCGTACAGAAGACACTGGACAACTATGCGGAAGACGGAAGTTTCCATCAGGATTTTGAATCCGTTGTAGAAGGAATGTATCCGTTCGTACATGGATTTACGCAGACAGGAGACCAGGTGACTCATCTGGCACAGTTGAATGCACCGTATACACAGGCAGGCTGGAACAACAGAGTTATCAGTGATGTCATTGATGGTGAGTGGTCACTGAAGCAGCATGCAGCAGTAACAGGTCTTGTATATTATACAATTCCTCAGAACTTCCGTTTTGAGGCCGGAAAAGTATACCATGTTGAGTTTGATTATCTTGCAGGAAATGCAGCATATCAGATGATCGTAGGTGACGGTAACAGCTATTCTGCACCGACATCCTATCTGGCGGCAGCAACCGGGGATGAAGCACAGCATGTAAGTATGCAGGTGATCGGAAGCGGAACCGGACAGACATGGATCGGTCTTTATGAGAACGGTTCACTTGCCGGAACCGGAAGTATGGGACAGACAGACTTTGTCCTGGATAATTTAACGATCACAGAAGATGCAACAGCCGTGACAGCAACTGTTGAAAAGACAGAACTGTACAAAGGTGAGACAGCACAGATCTTAGGTCAGAACTTAGACCAGATCACATTTACATCCAGTGATGACAGTGTGATGACGGTAGATACAGAGAACCATAAGATCAATGCAGTCGGAGCAGGAAGTGCAACATTGACAGGAACACTTGCAGACGGCAGCACGCTGACTTTCGATATCACAGTAAAAGATACAGTTGTAAATGATATTCCTAGAACAGAAACACCGGATATCACATCCAGTGCCAATACAGAAGAAAGTACAGGAGAACCGACAGGCAGTGGAGTAGCTTCTGCAGCAACAGACGGAGATTCCAGCACTTACTGGCATTCCAACTGGAGTACGACAGGCTTCAATGTAAGCGAGTCAAACCCGGCAATCCTGACAGTAGACCTTGGAAAATCCATGGATATCGGAGGATTCAAGTTCCAGCAGAGACCTAGCACAAATAATGGAATCGTGTACCAGTACAGCTATCGTATCCTTGATGAAAATGATCAGGTGATTGAAAGCGGTGACCATATCACAGTTCCGAACAATTTAAGAGCCGGTGCTGCATGGGTATCAACTCAGTTTGATACTACAGCAAAGAATGCAAGAAAGATCCAGATCCTTGTAGAAGAAGGACAGGGTGGATTTGCAGCAATTTCAGAAGTTGTTCCGTTTACAGTACAGAAAGTAGCAGACGCAGTAACTCTGGATGCAGAAAATGTAACATTGAAAGTTGGAGAGACAGTAACACTGACACCGTCAGCTACACCGGAAGGTGCAATGCTCAAGGGTCTTGTATGGAGTTCTTCTGATGAAGAAATCGCAACAGTAGATGAGAACGGTGTTGTTACAGCCCTGAAAGAGGGAACAGCAACGATCAAAGTATCCAATGTAGCCGGATTAGAGGCAACCTGCAAAGTCACTGTAAAAGGAAAAGCAGAGCAGCCGGATGTGGATAAAGAGGCTCCAACTGCACCAGGTAAACTGAGCAAGGCAGAGGTTACGAAAGACTCCATCCAGATCAGATGGAAGAAGTCAAAAGATAATGTCGGAGTTGAAGGATACGAGATCTTCTTGAATGGAGTAAGCATCAAAAAAGTATCTGCAGATACGACTTCTGTTATGATCAGCAATCTGCTGGCAGGAACAGAGTATCAGATCACTGTAAAAGCATATGATGCAGCAGGAAATTATTCTGAGGCAGCGGCTCTGACAGTGAAGACTCTTGCAGAGGACAAGAACAATTCTGGAAATAAAGATGACAATCAGAAACCTGATTCAGGTAATAAGAATGATGGTCAGAAGCCTTCCGGAGATCAGAATCAGAACAGTTCTGCAGATAAGAAACCAGCAGGAGTTCCGCAGGTAACGGTAGTGAAGACCGGAGACAGCGGAGCACCGATCGGAATCTTTGTAGTTCTTGCAATCGTGGCAGCAGGAGCAGTGGTTGTTGTAGTCCTTCGGATGAAAGCAGACCAGAAGAAAAATGCAAAGAAAAAGCATAGAAACCGCCCGGATGGGACAAGATAA
- a CDS encoding YihY/virulence factor BrkB family protein: MSKKEKMKNWVLNMIRTVNTHHTGAYAAQAAYFFVLSLIPIFLLLITMVQYTPVTMNDVMELVLPVFPDTVAPLIRSVIVQVYTKSNGFIPFTLLVALWSAGKGVLSVTYGLNCIYDNIETRNYFYLRFRACFYTVLFLIAIMLSLVLSVFGNSLSAVVYEHIPFMSKVMNFIIRIRTCLTLVVLTFFWDLVYKFLPNRSNRGKTTLRKQLPGAFFTASGWLLLSFFFSVYLDIFTGFTSMYGSFTTIILIMLWLYGCMYIILLGGEINAILEGLGITKRLTKGLTKEKRMLK; the protein is encoded by the coding sequence ATGAGTAAAAAAGAAAAAATGAAAAACTGGGTGCTGAATATGATACGGACAGTGAATACGCACCACACCGGTGCCTATGCAGCCCAGGCAGCCTATTTTTTTGTATTGTCTCTGATACCGATTTTTCTTCTGCTTATTACGATGGTACAATACACACCGGTTACGATGAATGATGTGATGGAACTGGTTCTTCCGGTTTTCCCTGATACGGTCGCACCGCTGATCCGCAGCGTGATCGTGCAGGTTTATACAAAATCGAATGGATTCATCCCGTTTACTTTACTGGTTGCCCTGTGGTCGGCCGGAAAAGGCGTTCTGTCTGTGACCTATGGATTGAACTGCATTTATGATAATATTGAGACGCGAAATTATTTTTATCTGCGTTTCAGGGCATGCTTTTATACGGTATTGTTCCTGATTGCGATCATGCTCTCACTGGTATTGTCCGTATTTGGAAACAGTCTGAGCGCGGTTGTTTATGAGCATATCCCTTTTATGAGTAAGGTGATGAATTTTATCATCAGGATCAGGACATGCCTTACACTGGTTGTGCTGACGTTTTTCTGGGATCTGGTATATAAGTTTCTGCCAAACCGGTCCAACCGTGGAAAGACAACATTGCGGAAGCAGCTTCCGGGAGCATTTTTTACAGCATCGGGATGGCTTTTGCTTTCATTCTTCTTTTCAGTCTACCTGGATATTTTTACAGGTTTTACAAGTATGTATGGCAGTTTTACGACGATCATACTGATTATGCTGTGGCTCTATGGATGTATGTATATCATTCTTCTCGGAGGTGAGATCAATGCGATCCTTGAGGGACTTGGGATTACGAAACGCCTGACAAAAGGGTTGACAAAAGAGAAACGTATGTTAAAATAG
- the pheS gene encoding phenylalanine--tRNA ligase subunit alpha yields MKEKLEQIKAEAVAKIQEADVPEKLNDVRVKFLGKKGELTAVLKGMKDVAPEERPKVGQLVNDTRAAIEELLEESKAKMEKAIREEKMKAEVIDVTLPSKKNNVGHRHPNTIALEEVERIFVGMGYEVVEGPEVEYDLYNFEKLNIPADHPAKDEQDTFYINKDIVLRTQTSPVQARVMEQGKLPIRMIAPGRVFRSDEVDATHSPSFHQIEGLVIDKDISFADLKGTLEVFAKELFGPDTKTKFRPHHFPFTEPSAEVDVSCFKCGGKGCRFCKGSGWIEILGCGMVHPHVLEMCGIDPEEYNGFAFGVGLERIALLKYEIDDMRLLYENDIRFLKQF; encoded by the coding sequence ATGAAAGAAAAACTGGAACAGATCAAAGCGGAAGCAGTCGCAAAAATTCAGGAGGCTGACGTTCCGGAAAAGCTGAATGATGTACGTGTTAAGTTCCTTGGAAAAAAAGGAGAACTGACAGCCGTATTGAAAGGAATGAAAGATGTTGCCCCGGAGGAACGTCCGAAGGTAGGACAGCTTGTAAATGATACAAGAGCAGCCATTGAAGAACTTTTAGAGGAATCAAAGGCAAAAATGGAAAAAGCGATCCGTGAAGAGAAGATGAAAGCAGAAGTGATCGACGTTACTCTTCCGTCTAAGAAGAACAACGTAGGACACCGTCATCCGAATACGATCGCACTGGAAGAAGTAGAGCGGATCTTTGTCGGTATGGGATATGAAGTAGTGGAAGGACCGGAAGTAGAGTATGACCTTTACAATTTTGAAAAACTGAATATTCCGGCAGATCATCCGGCAAAAGATGAGCAGGATACTTTCTATATCAATAAGGATATTGTACTGCGTACACAGACTTCTCCGGTACAGGCACGTGTCATGGAGCAGGGGAAACTTCCGATCCGTATGATCGCACCGGGAAGAGTGTTCCGTTCTGATGAAGTAGACGCAACACATTCACCGTCCTTCCATCAGATCGAGGGACTGGTCATTGACAAAGATATCTCCTTTGCAGATTTGAAAGGTACATTGGAAGTATTTGCAAAAGAGTTGTTTGGACCGGATACGAAGACGAAGTTCCGTCCGCATCATTTCCCGTTTACAGAGCCAAGTGCAGAGGTAGATGTAAGCTGCTTCAAATGCGGTGGTAAAGGATGCCGTTTCTGTAAGGGATCAGGCTGGATCGAGATTCTTGGATGCGGTATGGTTCATCCACATGTGCTGGAGATGTGCGGAATCGATCCGGAAGAATATAATGGATTTGCATTTGGTGTAGGTCTCGAACGTATTGCGCTTCTGAAATATGAGATTGATGATATGCGTTTATTATATGAAAATGATATCCGTTTCCTGAAGCAGTTTTAG
- the pheT gene encoding phenylalanine--tRNA ligase subunit beta — MNTSLSWVKAYVPELDVTAQEYTDAMTLTGTKVEGFEKLDADLDKIVVGQIEKIEKHPDADKLVICQVNVGTETVQIVTGATNVFEGAKVPVVLDGGRVAGGHEPGQRVAGGIKIKKGKLRGVPSYGMMCSIEELGSTRDMYPEAPENGIYIFHDDVQVGADAVEVLGLHDVVFEYEITSNRVDCYSVVGIAREAAATFNKEFKPPVVTETGNNEDVNDYVKVSVENTNLCSRYCARVVKNIKIGPSPEWMQRRLASVGIRPINNLVDITNYVMEEYGQPMHAYDLDTLAGHQIVVKNAAEGEKFTTLDGQERTMDQDVLMICDGEKAVGIAGIMGGENSMITDDVTTMLFEAACFDGVNIRKSSKRVGLRTDASGKFEKGLDPNNAMDALNRACQLVEEMGAGEVVGGAVDVYSKKKEPVRVPFDAAKINRMLGTGISEEEMIGYFKKIDLGYDAETKEVIAPTFRHDLFRIADLAEEVARFYGYDNIPTTLPDGEATTGKLTFKLRIEQVARDIAEFCGFSQGMSYSFESPKVFDKLRLPEDSQLRKTVDIMNPLGEDYSVMRTTSLNGMLTSLATNYNRRNKNVRLYELGNVYLPKSLPLTELPEERMQFTLGMYGDGDFFTMKGVVEEFFEKIGMHEKEKYDPDAGKTYLHPGRQANIIYDGKVVGYLGEIHPEVADAYGIGERAYVAVIDMPEILPYATFDRKYTGIAKYPAVTRDISMVVPKKILVGQIEEVIEKNGGAHLESYKLFDLYEGAQIKAGFKSVAYSIVFRAKDKTLEEAEITAAMNKILKGLEDLGIELRK; from the coding sequence ATGAATACTTCATTATCATGGGTAAAAGCGTATGTGCCGGAGCTTGATGTGACAGCACAGGAATATACAGATGCAATGACATTGACAGGAACAAAAGTAGAAGGTTTTGAAAAGCTGGATGCTGACCTTGACAAGATCGTGGTTGGTCAGATCGAGAAGATCGAGAAGCACCCGGATGCAGACAAGCTGGTGATTTGTCAGGTGAATGTGGGAACTGAGACAGTTCAGATCGTAACAGGAGCAACCAATGTATTTGAGGGAGCAAAAGTTCCGGTTGTACTGGATGGCGGACGCGTTGCAGGAGGTCATGAACCGGGACAGCGTGTTGCAGGTGGAATTAAGATTAAAAAGGGAAAACTCCGCGGAGTACCGAGTTATGGTATGATGTGTTCCATCGAAGAACTTGGCTCTACAAGAGATATGTACCCGGAAGCACCGGAGAATGGAATCTATATTTTCCACGATGATGTCCAGGTAGGAGCAGATGCGGTAGAAGTACTGGGACTGCACGATGTAGTTTTTGAGTATGAGATCACTTCAAACCGTGTAGACTGCTACAGTGTTGTCGGAATTGCAAGAGAGGCAGCAGCTACATTTAATAAAGAATTTAAGCCACCGGTTGTAACAGAGACTGGAAATAATGAAGATGTCAATGATTATGTAAAAGTTTCTGTAGAAAATACAAACCTTTGTTCAAGATATTGTGCGAGAGTTGTAAAGAATATCAAGATCGGCCCTTCACCGGAATGGATGCAGCGGAGACTGGCATCCGTTGGAATCCGTCCGATCAACAATCTCGTAGATATTACCAATTATGTAATGGAAGAGTATGGACAGCCGATGCATGCATATGATCTGGATACACTTGCAGGACATCAGATTGTAGTAAAGAATGCAGCAGAGGGTGAAAAGTTTACGACACTGGACGGACAGGAAAGAACGATGGATCAGGATGTCCTTATGATCTGTGACGGAGAGAAAGCAGTTGGTATCGCCGGAATTATGGGCGGAGAAAATTCCATGATCACAGATGATGTAACAACAATGCTTTTTGAGGCAGCCTGCTTTGACGGTGTAAATATCCGTAAGTCAAGTAAAAGAGTGGGACTGCGTACAGACGCTTCAGGTAAATTTGAAAAAGGACTTGATCCGAACAATGCAATGGATGCCCTGAACCGTGCGTGCCAACTGGTAGAAGAGATGGGAGCCGGAGAAGTTGTCGGTGGAGCTGTAGATGTATACAGCAAAAAGAAAGAACCCGTACGTGTGCCATTTGATGCGGCAAAGATCAATCGTATGCTGGGGACAGGCATCTCGGAGGAAGAGATGATCGGTTATTTCAAAAAGATTGACCTGGGCTATGATGCCGAGACAAAAGAAGTGATCGCACCGACATTCCGTCACGATCTGTTCAGAATCGCAGACCTGGCAGAGGAGGTTGCACGTTTCTATGGATACGATAATATTCCGACAACACTTCCTGACGGAGAGGCAACGACAGGTAAGCTGACCTTTAAACTCAGGATTGAGCAGGTGGCAAGAGATATTGCAGAGTTCTGTGGTTTCAGTCAGGGAATGTCCTACTCATTTGAAAGCCCGAAAGTATTCGATAAACTGCGTCTGCCGGAGGATTCACAGCTTCGTAAGACAGTAGATATCATGAACCCGCTTGGAGAAGACTACAGTGTAATGCGTACGACTTCCCTGAACGGAATGCTGACTTCTCTTGCAACGAACTACAACAGAAGAAATAAAAATGTACGACTGTATGAACTTGGAAATGTATATCTTCCGAAATCCCTTCCTCTGACTGAACTGCCGGAAGAGAGAATGCAGTTTACACTTGGAATGTACGGAGATGGAGATTTCTTTACAATGAAAGGTGTTGTAGAAGAATTTTTCGAAAAGATCGGTATGCATGAGAAAGAGAAATACGATCCGGATGCCGGAAAGACTTATCTTCATCCGGGACGTCAGGCCAATATCATTTATGATGGAAAAGTGGTAGGATATCTTGGTGAGATCCATCCGGAGGTAGCAGATGCTTATGGTATCGGAGAGCGTGCTTACGTGGCAGTCATCGATATGCCGGAGATTTTACCGTATGCTACATTTGACAGAAAATATACAGGAATTGCCAAATATCCTGCAGTGACAAGAGATATCAGTATGGTAGTGCCTAAGAAGATCCTGGTAGGTCAGATTGAAGAAGTGATCGAAAAGAATGGCGGGGCACACCTGGAAAGCTACAAATTATTTGACCTTTACGAAGGTGCACAGATCAAAGCAGGATTTAAGTCTGTTGCTTACTCTATCGTATTCCGTGCGAAAGATAAGACACTGGAAGAGGCAGAGATCACGGCAGCCATGAATAAGATCCTGAAGGGTCTTGAAGATCTTGGAATTGAGCTTAGAAAATAG